In Polaromonas sp. JS666, one genomic interval encodes:
- a CDS encoding IS701-like element ISPosp2 family transposase gives MDELQEFDRYMAHLSEGLGHADRHAGLRGYCTGLMSPLQRKSVEPMAAHMDPLKVRSRHQSLHHFVADANWSDGQMLLRVCQWVVPLMDLKDGGWWIIDDTGFPKQGRHSVGVARQYCGMLGKQDNCQVAVSVSLACEAASVPVAWQLYLPREWADDPARRDKAGVPEALQFATKPQIALQQIEHLMGQGAPRHCVLADAGYGVDTAFRARLSELGLRYAVGVTGSVTVWPPGREPLPPAAYGGRGRLAKRLRLGGTALPQHHPQSIKELALELGAKHWHTVTWREGTNARLRSRFARVRVRAAHRDNLREELREPEWLLIEWPKGDAEPLKYWLSTLPEDTPLARMVFEAKMRWRIERDYQDLKQDLGLGHYEGRGWRGFHHHASLSIAAYGFLLAQRLTHPDEAGGKKNGAKRQESALPTHYKPRGSPAHAAPRPILDHHLAAAHRRATGSQSASMPLLPSSSGRTN, from the coding sequence ATGGACGAACTGCAAGAGTTTGATCGCTACATGGCGCATCTGAGCGAAGGTCTGGGCCATGCGGACCGGCACGCCGGACTGCGTGGGTACTGCACCGGCCTGATGTCGCCGCTGCAGCGCAAGAGCGTCGAGCCGATGGCCGCGCACATGGACCCGCTGAAGGTGCGCTCGCGGCACCAGTCGCTGCATCACTTCGTGGCCGATGCGAACTGGTCGGATGGGCAGATGCTGCTGCGTGTGTGCCAATGGGTGGTGCCGCTGATGGACCTCAAGGACGGCGGCTGGTGGATCATCGACGACACGGGTTTCCCCAAGCAGGGCCGGCACTCGGTGGGCGTGGCACGCCAGTACTGCGGGATGCTGGGTAAGCAGGACAATTGCCAGGTGGCCGTGAGCGTGTCGCTGGCGTGCGAGGCGGCCAGCGTGCCGGTAGCGTGGCAGTTGTACCTGCCGCGCGAGTGGGCCGACGACCCGGCGCGCCGCGACAAGGCCGGCGTCCCCGAGGCACTGCAGTTCGCGACCAAGCCGCAGATCGCATTGCAGCAGATCGAGCATTTGATGGGTCAGGGTGCGCCCCGACACTGTGTTCTGGCCGATGCCGGCTACGGCGTGGACACGGCATTTCGCGCACGCCTGAGTGAGTTGGGCCTGCGCTATGCGGTGGGCGTCACCGGCAGCGTCACGGTCTGGCCGCCCGGGCGCGAGCCCTTGCCGCCGGCGGCCTACGGGGGGCGCGGGCGCCTGGCCAAGCGACTGCGCCTGGGCGGCACCGCTTTGCCGCAACACCATCCGCAATCGATCAAGGAACTCGCCCTGGAACTTGGAGCCAAGCATTGGCACACCGTCACCTGGCGCGAAGGAACGAACGCCAGGCTGCGTTCGCGCTTCGCCCGCGTGCGGGTGCGCGCAGCGCACCGGGACAACCTGCGCGAGGAATTGCGCGAACCCGAGTGGCTGCTCATCGAGTGGCCCAAGGGTGATGCAGAGCCGCTCAAGTACTGGCTGTCCACACTGCCCGAGGACACACCGCTGGCGCGCATGGTGTTTGAAGCCAAGATGCGTTGGCGTATCGAGCGCGACTACCAAGACCTCAAGCAGGATCTCGGCCTGGGCCACTACGAGGGGCGGGGCTGGCGGGGCTTTCATCATCACGCCAGCCTGAGCATCGCCGCCTACGGTTTCTTGCTCGCTCAGCGGTTGACCCACCCCGATGAAGCCGGGGGTAAAAAAAACGGCGCAAAACGCCAAGAGTCTGCCCTACCCACGCATTACAAGCCTCGGGGAAGCCCAGCGCACGCAGCGCCACGTCCCATCCTCGATCACCACCTTGCGGCTGCGCATCGGCGCGCTACTGGCTCGCAGTCTGCCTCGATGCCCTTGTTGCCTTCGAGTTCGGGACGGACCAATTAA
- a CDS encoding class I SAM-dependent methyltransferase, translating to MKSRNQCPGCLSDSLSVVYEESYGGPGIRSYMARHYEGNASSAADACSYELVRCNSCTLAFQKQVPDDRLLDEIYNGWVPGTELDRTHRNYSLDDYRYLAEQVQYVIQYFGVPPGELSVLDFGFGWAHWSRMAMAYGCDVYGVELSEERIRHGRSVGIKVVELADLPAKKFHFIHTEQVFEHLTEPRAVLERLAQALAADGLIKISVPNAGPSLKKLARHGDFGALSPAHQMPIAPLEHVNAFNHDSLVAFGKTLGLKPVRPNFFKLYNSASGMLAAKNLARVLARPFYRHIFPRSTFVYFAHA from the coding sequence ATGAAATCCCGAAATCAGTGTCCCGGCTGCCTGTCGGATTCGCTGTCTGTCGTTTACGAAGAGTCGTATGGCGGCCCGGGCATCAGGAGCTATATGGCGAGGCACTACGAAGGCAATGCCAGCAGCGCTGCTGATGCCTGTTCCTATGAGCTGGTGCGCTGCAACAGCTGCACCCTGGCCTTTCAAAAGCAGGTGCCTGATGACCGATTGCTGGATGAAATCTACAACGGCTGGGTTCCTGGCACCGAGCTGGACCGGACCCATCGGAACTACAGTCTTGACGACTACCGCTACCTGGCTGAGCAGGTTCAGTATGTCATTCAATACTTCGGCGTTCCACCGGGCGAATTGAGTGTTCTGGACTTTGGGTTCGGATGGGCACACTGGTCCCGCATGGCCATGGCGTATGGCTGTGATGTGTATGGTGTTGAGCTGTCTGAAGAACGCATCCGGCATGGCCGATCGGTGGGAATCAAGGTTGTCGAGCTCGCCGATCTGCCCGCCAAAAAATTTCATTTCATCCATACAGAACAGGTCTTCGAGCACCTGACTGAGCCTCGGGCGGTTCTTGAGCGCCTGGCGCAGGCGCTGGCTGCGGACGGGCTCATCAAAATCAGCGTGCCCAACGCAGGGCCGTCGCTGAAAAAGCTGGCCCGGCACGGTGATTTCGGCGCGCTTTCGCCAGCGCATCAAATGCCCATCGCGCCGCTTGAACACGTCAACGCCTTCAATCACGATTCGCTGGTTGCGTTCGGTAAAACGCTGGGCCTGAAGCCGGTGCGACCCAATTTTTTCAAGCTGTACAACAGCGCATCCGGCATGCTCGCGGCCAAAAACCTGGCGCGTGTTCTTGCGCGCCCCTTCTATCGGCACATCTTTCCGCGCAGCACGTTCGTCTACTTTGCGCACGCCTAG
- a CDS encoding ribokinase: MSHPDSPAGAAEPVAITATEAPAEVVCVASWNADLVSHVARPIARGETLMASAFSISPGGKGSNAAVAAARQGARVALIARIGDDDFGRMGMTLWHAEGVATDHVEHAAGECSGVAQILVYDDGDNSIAVCPGAGSGLGASQVQAAHGVLRSCRVVMASCEVPVEATLQAFRLAREAGAITLLNPAPARPLPEELLALVDVLTPNESELYQLAGAEHSGSLDAAANHLLAGGTGAVLVTLGAAGCRLYQGRQTPIGLAGRSMPVLDTIGAGDTFTGTLAAALARGEPLASAMQWANAAAALSVTRRGAIDGIPARADVAALMSQVAR, from the coding sequence GTGAGCCACCCGGATAGCCCCGCCGGCGCCGCAGAGCCCGTAGCAATAACAGCCACCGAAGCGCCTGCCGAGGTGGTCTGCGTGGCCAGCTGGAATGCCGACCTGGTGTCGCACGTGGCACGGCCTATCGCTCGCGGCGAGACGCTGATGGCCAGTGCATTCAGCATCAGCCCCGGCGGCAAAGGCAGCAATGCGGCCGTCGCTGCCGCCCGCCAGGGCGCGCGCGTAGCGCTCATCGCCCGCATCGGCGACGACGACTTCGGGCGTATGGGCATGACGCTGTGGCATGCCGAAGGCGTCGCCACCGACCATGTCGAGCACGCCGCCGGCGAATGCAGCGGCGTGGCCCAGATCCTGGTGTATGACGATGGCGACAACAGCATTGCTGTCTGCCCCGGCGCCGGCTCCGGCCTGGGCGCATCGCAGGTACAGGCGGCCCATGGTGTGCTGCGCAGCTGCCGCGTCGTGATGGCGTCCTGCGAGGTGCCTGTAGAGGCCACGCTGCAGGCCTTCCGGCTGGCCCGCGAAGCCGGGGCCATCACCCTGCTGAACCCCGCGCCGGCACGTCCCCTGCCTGAGGAGTTGCTGGCACTGGTCGACGTTCTCACGCCGAACGAAAGCGAGCTGTATCAGCTCGCCGGTGCGGAGCACTCAGGATCGTTGGACGCCGCCGCAAATCACCTGCTGGCAGGCGGAACCGGTGCGGTGCTGGTGACGCTGGGCGCTGCCGGCTGTCGCCTTTATCAAGGCAGACAGACCCCGATCGGCCTGGCCGGACGCAGCATGCCCGTGCTGGACACCATAGGCGCAGGCGACACCTTCACCGGTACGCTGGCAGCGGCCCTGGCACGCGGCGAGCCACTCGCGAGCGCCATGCAATGGGCCAATGCCGCGGCGGCCCTGTCAGTGACCAGGCGTGGCGCGATCGACGGCATTCCGGCACGCGCAGACGTTGCGGCCCTGATGAGCCAGGTCGCCAGGTAA
- a CDS encoding TRAP transporter large permease: protein MTSGILVLVLVLVAGMLLRMPIGFSMLASGIAYLMVKGQDIGLVAEQVGNGLYNSYVLLAVPLFVFAANIMNAGTVSERIFDFCRILVGRVRGGLAQVDILVSVVFSGMSGSAIADAAGPGLVTIRQMLKKPEYTRGFAGAVVVASATLGPIIPPSIPMVIYALVSGASVGALFLGGVVPGFLMAFLMMAVVHFIAVKRNMPREDKIPLSEWPSIIFRGALPLSMPIVLLGGIYSGAFTPTEAAAVAAFHALVLAGVVYRALTWRTFWGVIMESTRGSAVITMILAGSFMLNYAFTAEGVPQAMATWVDSMQLSQIKFLLLVNVMFLVLGCFLDVSVLLLVFVPMLLPAAKLLGVDLVHFGVLVVLNMMIGLIHPPFGMLLFVTKALTGIPIGEMMKEGWHFLVMLLLLLLAMTCFPQIVLWLPQTMGYGGK, encoded by the coding sequence ATGACATCCGGAATCCTCGTTCTTGTTCTCGTGCTGGTGGCCGGCATGCTGCTGCGCATGCCCATCGGTTTTTCGATGCTGGCCTCGGGCATTGCCTACCTGATGGTCAAGGGGCAGGACATCGGCCTGGTGGCCGAGCAGGTGGGCAACGGCCTCTACAACAGCTATGTGCTGCTGGCCGTGCCGCTCTTCGTGTTTGCGGCCAACATCATGAACGCCGGCACGGTGAGCGAGCGCATTTTTGACTTCTGCCGCATCCTGGTCGGGCGCGTGCGCGGCGGCCTGGCGCAAGTGGATATTCTGGTGAGCGTGGTGTTCTCGGGCATGAGCGGCAGCGCCATTGCCGACGCCGCCGGGCCCGGCCTGGTCACCATTCGCCAGATGCTCAAGAAGCCGGAATACACACGCGGCTTTGCGGGTGCCGTGGTGGTGGCCAGCGCCACACTCGGACCCATCATTCCGCCTTCCATTCCCATGGTGATTTACGCCCTGGTGTCGGGCGCTTCGGTGGGGGCGCTGTTTCTGGGTGGTGTGGTGCCGGGCTTTTTGATGGCATTTTTGATGATGGCAGTGGTGCATTTCATTGCCGTGAAACGCAACATGCCGCGTGAAGACAAAATTCCGCTGAGTGAATGGCCGAGCATCATCTTTCGCGGCGCCCTGCCGCTGTCCATGCCCATCGTGCTGCTCGGTGGCATTTACTCCGGCGCCTTCACGCCCACAGAAGCCGCCGCGGTGGCTGCTTTTCATGCGCTGGTGCTGGCGGGGGTGGTTTACCGCGCGCTGACCTGGCGCACCTTCTGGGGCGTGATCATGGAGTCCACCCGCGGCAGCGCCGTCATCACCATGATCCTGGCCGGCTCCTTCATGCTCAATTACGCATTCACCGCCGAAGGCGTGCCGCAAGCCATGGCCACGTGGGTCGACAGCATGCAGCTCTCGCAGATCAAGTTTTTGCTGCTGGTCAACGTGATGTTCCTGGTGCTGGGCTGCTTTCTGGATGTGTCGGTGCTGCTGCTGGTGTTTGTGCCCATGCTGCTGCCCGCGGCCAAGCTGCTGGGCGTGGACCTGGTGCACTTTGGCGTGCTGGTGGTGCTCAACATGATGATCGGCCTGATCCACCCGCCCTTTGGCATGCTGCTGTTCGTAACCAAGGCGCTGACCGGCATCCCGATTGGCGAAATGATGAAAGAAGGCTGGCATTTCCTGGTCATGCTGCTGCTCTTGCTGCTCGCCATGACCTGCTTTCCACAAATTGTGCTGTGGCTGCCGCAAACCATGGGCTACGGAGGCAAATAG
- a CDS encoding TRAP transporter small permease — translation MKTWPKKAADLIGGGLFLTLFIVFVIQVTARFGFNKPMAWTDEAAVILYVWVILWAAAFIVPEREHVVFDLVWNSVSRRARQVMQIAGNLMIGGLALCGIPASWDYVHFMAREGTPVLGLSFMWVFLPFVLLLAALVVRSAWAIWNAIRGVGLEAELRI, via the coding sequence ATGAAAACCTGGCCTAAAAAGGCTGCCGACCTGATCGGCGGCGGGTTATTCCTGACTCTGTTCATCGTGTTTGTGATCCAGGTCACGGCACGCTTCGGGTTCAACAAACCGATGGCATGGACCGACGAAGCCGCCGTGATCCTGTATGTCTGGGTCATTCTGTGGGCTGCTGCTTTTATCGTGCCCGAGCGTGAACACGTGGTGTTCGACCTGGTCTGGAACAGCGTCAGCCGACGCGCCCGGCAGGTGATGCAGATCGCAGGCAACCTGATGATTGGCGGGCTGGCGCTGTGCGGCATTCCGGCCAGCTGGGACTATGTGCATTTCATGGCCCGGGAAGGAACACCCGTGCTGGGCCTGTCCTTCATGTGGGTGTTTTTGCCTTTTGTGCTGCTGCTGGCGGCACTGGTTGTTCGCTCTGCGTGGGCCATCTGGAACGCGATTCGGGGTGTTGGTCTTGAAGCGGAGTTGCGCATATGA
- a CDS encoding sialic acid TRAP transporter substrate-binding protein SiaP: MKTSLNNIFRRSLLATASAVMLMGALLHSIPVQAQAQNKMVLRISTPAVPDDWHAKMWTVFKDNLEKSAPGEFDVQINLNASLFKQGTEPAAMARGNLELSSISAFDIAKLIPEFSVFTAGYIVRDPDHQQKVFNGPIGTEMFKTVSEKMDVTPLSTVYLGTRQVNLREARNVKTPADLKGIKLRMPGSKEWLFLGEALGATATPLAFGEVYLGLKTGTIDGQDNPLPSVRAAKFYEVTKQIVLTSHLVDGIFIAISNKAYNAMNATQKQKVKAAAQAASSYNNENRLKEEAQLVDFFKQQGLQVTTPDVDAFRKSVQATYLNSEYAKAWPKGLLERINATK, encoded by the coding sequence ATGAAAACTTCCCTGAACAACATTTTTCGCCGCAGCCTGCTGGCCACCGCTTCCGCCGTGATGCTGATGGGTGCCCTGCTGCACAGCATCCCGGTACAGGCACAGGCGCAAAACAAGATGGTGCTGCGCATATCCACCCCGGCCGTTCCCGACGACTGGCATGCCAAGATGTGGACAGTCTTCAAGGACAACCTGGAAAAAAGCGCGCCCGGCGAATTCGACGTGCAGATCAACCTGAACGCGTCGCTGTTCAAGCAGGGAACCGAGCCGGCGGCCATGGCGCGCGGAAATCTGGAGCTCTCCTCGATCTCCGCCTTTGACATTGCCAAGCTGATTCCCGAGTTCTCGGTCTTCACTGCAGGCTATATCGTGCGCGACCCGGACCACCAGCAAAAGGTGTTCAACGGCCCCATTGGCACCGAGATGTTCAAGACGGTGTCTGAAAAAATGGACGTGACGCCGCTGTCCACCGTGTACCTCGGCACCCGGCAGGTCAACCTGCGTGAGGCGCGCAATGTCAAGACCCCTGCCGACCTCAAGGGCATCAAGTTGCGCATGCCCGGCTCCAAGGAATGGCTGTTCCTCGGTGAAGCGCTGGGCGCCACCGCCACGCCCCTGGCTTTTGGCGAGGTCTACCTGGGCCTGAAGACCGGCACCATCGATGGTCAGGACAATCCCCTGCCTTCCGTGCGCGCCGCCAAGTTCTATGAAGTGACCAAGCAGATCGTGTTGACCAGCCATCTGGTGGACGGCATCTTCATTGCGATCTCCAACAAGGCGTACAACGCCATGAACGCAACGCAAAAGCAGAAGGTCAAGGCGGCTGCGCAGGCGGCATCAAGCTACAACAACGAGAACCGCCTGAAGGAAGAAGCGCAGCTGGTTGATTTCTTCAAGCAACAGGGCCTGCAGGTCACCACGCCCGATGTGGATGCCTTCCGCAAGTCGGTGCAGGCCACCTACCTGAACTCGGAGTACGCCAAAGCCTGGCCCAAAGGCCTGCTTGAGCGCATCAACGCCACCAAGTAA